One Vigna unguiculata cultivar IT97K-499-35 chromosome 7, ASM411807v1, whole genome shotgun sequence genomic region harbors:
- the LOC114192789 gene encoding dehydration-responsive element-binding protein 2F-like, whose amino-acid sequence MEGCKNSPLKPWKKGPTRGKGGPQNASCEYRGVRQRTWGKWVAEIREPKKRSRLWLGSFATAEEAAMAYDQAARRLYGPDAYLNLPHMQPNIINSTKSQKFKWFPSNNFISMFPSRGLLNLNAQPSLHVIHQKLQQFKHNGVPAPTQPPHSKVVELENLVSQNHSEILPSLPQDSQASPQKVNGDFEEKREIDLLEFLQQMGILKDEKTDSSGSSTVSEAASRDENEQPGVFSDMSSVNWEELIEMHDHEVVCNYLASEEIQFEAYDTNEDLTFSSSIWNY is encoded by the coding sequence ATGGAGGGTTGCAAAAACTCCCCTCTGAAACCATGGAAGAAAGGCCCCACAAGAGGCAAAGGTGGCCCCCAAAATGCTTCCTGTGAGTACAGAGGTGTGAGACAAAGAACATGGGGCAAATGGGTGGCTGAGATCAGAGAGCCTAAGAAAAGATCAAGACTCTGGCTTGGCTCCTTTGCCACAGCAGAAGAAGCTGCAATGGCCTATGATCAAGCTGCAAGGAGACTCTATGGCCCTGATGCTTACCTCAACCTCCCCCACATGCAACCAAACATCATCAACTCCACCAAATCTCAAAAATTCAAGTGGTTCCCTTCCAACAACTTCATCTCCATGTTCCCCTCACGTGGACTTCTCAACCTCAATGCTCAACCGAGTCTCCATGTCATCCACCAGAAGCTGCAGCAGTTTAAGCACAATGGGGTGCCTGCACCAACTCAACCACCACATTCAAAGGTGGTGGAACTTGAGAACTTGGTCAGCCAAAACCATTCAGAGATTCTCCCTTCACTTCCCCAAGATTCTCAAGCTTCACCGCAAAAAGTAAATGGTGATTTTGAGGAGAAACGTGAGATAGACCTGCTTGAGTTTCTTCAACAGATGGGAATACTAAAAGATGAGAAAACTGATAGCTCGGGAAGTTCAACAGTGTCAGAAGCTGCATCAAGAGATGAGAATGAACAACCAGGAGTGTTTTCTGACATGAGTAGTGTTAACTGGGAGGAACTGATTGAGATGCATGACCATGAAGTTGTGTGTAACTATCTTGCATCAGAAGAAATTCAGTTTGAAGCATATGACACAAACGAGGATCTTACTTTCTCCTCTTCCATTTGGAACTACTAA
- the LOC114191821 gene encoding uncharacterized protein LOC114191821 → MGRDMLDLFSVNKWRCSWSLAATIASVLALVSVVHLVSFPLTPTLNNFKIAQDSCISANVSAEFPSKRDQEQPAVDFKLQFPADLHGAVVYQGAPWKAEIGHWLAGCDSVIKEVNMTEIIGGNKCKNDCSGQGVCNRELGQCRCFHGYSGDGCAEQLQLECNYEGSPDQLFGRWVVSICPANCDKTRAMCFCGEGTKYPNRPLAETCGFQFIPPSTPDGPKLVNWTLIDQDVFTTNGSKRGWCNVDPDDAYSGKAKIKEECDCKYDGLSGRLCEVPVESVCVNQCSRHGHCRGGFCQCDNGWYGVDCSMPSVISSITEWPNWLRPARIDIADDIHANGKMINLNAVVAKKRPLIYVYDLPPEFNSLLLEGRHFKLECVNRIYDDKNVTIWTDQLYGAQMAVYESLLASPHRTLNGEEADFFFVPVLDSCIITRADDAPHLSMREHMGLRSSLTLEYYKKAYTHIVEQYPYWNQSSGRDHIWFFSWDEGACYAPKEIWNSMMLVHWGNTNSKHNHSTTAYWADNWDKIPSDKRGIHPCFDPDKDLVLPAWKVPDANVLTSKLWARSHEERKTLFYFNGNLGPAYHNGRPEDSYSMGIRQKLAEEFGSSPNKDGKLGKQHAKDVIVTPERSENYHLDIASSVFCGVFPGDGWSGRMEDSILQGCIPVVIQDGIFLPYENVLNYDSFAVRLSEDEIPNLIKILRGFNETEIKFKLENVKKIWQRFVYRDSVLLEAERQKTAIGHVDDWAIEFLKLTEDDVSTTLMQILHYKLHNDPWRKQVRHNKQFGLPHQCLVSTS, encoded by the exons ATGGGAAGGGACATGTTAGATTTGTTCTCCGTGAACAAATGGAGATGTTCTTGGTCCCTTGCAGCGACAATTGCTTCTGTTCTGGCATTGGTTTCTGTAGTGCATTTGGTTTCGTTCCCTTTGACACCTACTCTCAATAATTTTAAGATAGCTCAAGACTCTTGCATCTCAGCTAATGTTTCGGCAGAATTTCCGAGCAAACGTGATCAGGAACAACCTGCAGTTGATTTCAAGCTTCAGTTTCCAGCCGACTTGCACGGAGCAGTTGTTTATCAGGGTGCACCATGGAAGGCTGAAATTGGCCATTGGCTTGCTGGTTGTGATTCTGTTATTAAGGAAGTCAACATGACTGAG ATAATAGGTGGCAATAAGTGTAAAAATGACTGCAGTGGCCAGGGAGTTTGTAATCGAGAATTGGGACAGTGTCGATGTTTTCATGGTTATTCTG GGGATGGATGTGCTGAACAACTGCAACTGGAATGCAACTATGAAGGATCACCAGATCAACTATTTGGGCGATGGGTAGTCTCTATTTGCCCTGCCAACTGTGACAAGACAAGAGCAATGTGCTTCTGTGGAGAAGGCACAAAATATCCTAATAGACCATTGGCAGAGACATGTGGGTTTCAATTTAT TCCACCTTCTACACCTGATGGTCCCAAACTAGTGAATTGGACACTAATTGACCAAGATGTGTTCACAACTAATGGTAGCAAACGGGGTTGGTGTAATGTGGACCCAGATGATGCATATTCTGGAAAGgcaaaaattaaagaagaatgTGACTGCAAATATGATGGTCTTTCGGGCCGACTTTGTGAAGTGCCTGTAGAATCTGTTTGTGTTAATCAATGCTCTAGACATGGTCATTGTCGTGGTGGATTTTGTCAG TGTGACAATGGCTGGTATGGAGTAGATTGCAGCATGCCATCTGTCATTTCCTCTATAACAGAGTGGCCTAATTGGCTTCGTCCTGCTCGGATTGATATTGCCGACGATATTCATGCCAACGGAAAAATGATTAATCTCAATGCTGTGGTGGCGAAGAAAAGGCCTCTTATATATGTTTATGATTTGCCCCCGGAGTTCAACAGCTTGCTTCTTGAG GGACGCCATTTTAAGCTAGAGTGTGTAAATAGAATTTATGATGACAAAAATGTAACAATATGGACAGATCAATTATATGGTGCCCAG ATGGCAGTTTATGAAAGTTTGCTAGCTAGTCCTCATCGAACATTAAATGGTGAAGAGGCAGACTTTTTCTTTGTTCCTGTTCTTGATTCATGTATCATAACTCGTGCTGATGATGCTCCCCACTTGAGTATGCGG GAGCATATGGGATTGAGGAGCTCTCTCACTTTGGAATATTATAAGAAGGCATATACTCACATTGTTGAACAATATCCTTATTGGAATCAGTCATCAGGAAGGGACCACATCTGG TTTTTTTCTTGGGATGAAGGTGCTTGCTATGCTCCTAAGGAGATATGGAATAGCATGATGTTAGTTCACTGGGGAAACACAAACTCAAAGCATAATCATTCAACTACAGCCTATTGGGCTGACAACTGGGATAAAATTCCTTCCGACAAAAGAGGCATTCATCCATGTTTTGACCCTGACAAAGATCTCGTGCTTCCTGCTTGGAAAGTTCCTGATGCTAATGTGTTGACTTCAAAACTTTGGGCTCG GTCCCATGAGGAGCGGAAGACACTGTTCTATTTCAATGGGAATTTAGGACCAGCATACCATAATGGAAGACCAGAAGATTC GTATAGCATGGGTATCAGACAGAAGCTGGCAGAAGAGTTTGGATCAAGTCCTAACAAGGATGGAAAACTTGGGAAACAGCATGCCAAAGATGTCATTGTGACTCCAGAGCGTTCTGAAAACTATCACCTGGATATAGCAAGTTCTGTTTTCTGTGGAGTGTTTCCTGGAGATGGTTGGAGTGGTCGTATGGAAGATAGTATTTTGCAAGGATGCATTCCTGTGGTCATTCAG GATGGGATTTTCCTACCATATGAGAATGTGCTTAACTATGATAGCTTTGCAGTTCGATTATCTGAAGATGAAATTCCAAACTTGATAAAGATTCTCCGG GGATTCAATGAGACAGAAATCAAATTCAAGCtagaaaatgttaaaaaaatatggcaAAGATTCGTGTACCGTGATTCTGTTTTGCTTGAAGCTGAAAGGCAAAAAACTGCTATTGGACATGTTGATGATTGGGCAATTGAATTCTTAAAACTGACTGAGGATGATGTCTCCACCACTTTAATGCAg ATTTTGCATTACAAGTTACATAATGATCCTTGGAGGAAACAAGTTCGTCACAACAAACAGTTTGGATTACCTCACCAGTGTCTGGTAAGCACCAGCTGA